The Odontesthes bonariensis isolate fOdoBon6 chromosome 19, fOdoBon6.hap1, whole genome shotgun sequence genome includes the window ggggcctcatgtacttgcgtggatttcctactgaaacatggcataCACTCAAACCCaatgccctccaacgtacaaaaatatccggatgtatgaatctgtgcgcacgcatcaatccaagcacatttcgtttgtacatcccaatcaacgtggtcggagcacccgactcctccctggccacgcccctacttaaatatgcaaatcatatttaaatgagccctgcacctgcgattcccctctctgtacgatcagaaaataaagaaaaaagaatgaataagacgggaaaaaacgacttcacggaaagcgagatggaggtgctactttctgaagtggaggcccgcaaaaatatgttctttggcacgctgtcctccggcataagcagcaaacgcacgaggagtgggtgggagagcgtgtgccaggctgtcaatgctgtggggtctgagaagccacacaagcagaggtgaagaagaaggtccgacattaaggtggatttgaagtggagactggctgcccactgccgaagtgtggccaaaacaggtgggtgggggggtgaccgactctgtttgaacagagagttggtgcaactatgggtgacactgctctctctggggtggtgggagcacatgtgggtgactctgattacccccaaggtaaataccgatgtttttgtgtaactcacaatgTGTTCATACGGTAACGTgaagaagtgcgccggggaaaaggtgaggctgattaagacatttcacactttacgcacaaggttattaacatttgcccacagagacgatcaggggcttgttataAAGATCTTaggctgaagtttaaccagcaaaaaactgcaagaaactaactttaaccaccgactatgatgctgtgaagacgggatagaaattgggggcgcacatactcggagaataatattaggacaattacacgaataaagttactcaccaagaagccaaccatcacgcacagtgccaacttgtagtctgttcccaacaatgctgttactcagaatgtatgaatcgtgcgttgaaccaggccacctagCCACAATGTTAGTTAATTgaatttacgcatcacatatgatctgtacatcgatcgaatgaaaatgtttcctgttaacatacgaattcatcatgtgattgcgcttttatagcaatgtgtgtgcagtcgatagctctgattacaaaaccggctctcgcttcaaattgagcttttattttggcctgttcaactgcattgtatgggaatttgatatacgtggctgagatgcggataattctttcccacacggctggcatggctcggttcagggtagactggcacagtcccaatcggttggccagctccctctggaatgccccggttgctcgCAActccagtgtgcacatcacctgtgagcacaggcagcgcatggttcctcgctgtgttgcgctccaaaaccggccgcagctctgcgcacagttctaggaggatttccctcaaaacggctaatgagccAGTCGCCAGCAATTCCTCTCCGTCTACGGAACACatgctctcttcgaattgcaccatttgcaaagtcttctaatactgctaaagcagccattgtttttaatggtatgcattgcaccactttgcgcatgATTTTATATCtactcgtgtaattgcagacacatgggtgtgttaattgtttatcagtattaattgttcatgtatctcaaatgtgcacatcactatctgaggactaattgttttcacatttatttattataacagtttcccaacatcaccttaggtgtcgccaaagaatcaacagctgtagaaaagtgcgtacgccagccctgaagttggcgtgaggcaccgcacatttccacagtcttttcgctcttgatacatctgatcattgacgtgaaaaggtgcgtacgccactattttgtgcgtacgcaccctttgtacatgaggcccctggtcttTGCCTTTATGTTGAATGGCAACCATAGTTTTGAtcaaagtactttttttttttaagcagataAAGGATTTTTACTCCTTTTTTAATTTGTACAATATATTTCTGATGGGATAACCATAAACTTTAATATAATAGGCTACAagattttcttttagttttagaGAATTTAATTCTTGAATTCTTTCTGTTGCTAtgtattgatttcttttttcaatacttttaaaaaatataaatatttaactTCTTGAAACTCTAAAGGCATCCAACCCaacctttttattttctgggGGATCAGAGAGAGCTCTTTTGACCATAATGTGATGACACCACACATTACAACAGGAAGAGAAAACCAAGTCCTTTGGTCACAGGTTCCACTTGTCACTTCATAAAAATGCTCAAATCACCGGCACCAAAGTTGCAAGCCCAGATTAAGGTAGGGAGCAGCTCTCCTGTCATTATCTCTAAATGAGCTGGAACAGGTTCTGCTTGAGGAATGGATTAATCACAGCTGTCCAAAGCTTGTAATATCTGATATATTGAAGCACTTATACCCACCAAAGGAGAACCAACTCGCtgttaaataagaaaaaaaaaagtaacttaATACGATGTTTCCACTATTTTGTCACAAATATGCAGCCGTGTTATTATCATTTCCACATGATCATTCTGCTTTTTTATCAAAgttatgaaaataaaagcaaaatacacATGCTATGCATCATTTGCTACAGTACAACACTTTCATTAATAGGCAGGATTTTTAATGCTGGATGTTACGTCACAAAAGGTGGGGGCATATATAAGATGTTGGCATGGCAAGCCTTCCATAATGTCTTTAACTAACCTTGACTTTTTGACACCCAAACACGAATCATTTCAGAAGGCTAAGCTGAATAATCAGTGGTAGTTTCTTTCCTAATTCAATCCTGCTCATCTAAATATTACAGCGAGAGGATATGTTATTATTATATGTTGATAGTCGTGGTTTACTCTTTCTTGCTGAGCAACTAATCTATGCTTCGTCTCTTACGAAATAACAGTACCATGTAATATTTTTCCCAAAAAAATAATACTGACTGGAAAATGCGGTCTGTGATGTAAACACCGACACGCAAGCAGCTAAAACTCAACTACaggacagcaaaaaaaaaaaaaggctgaccTACTGTGCAATTTATACTTTAATGTTACAGTACTGTATGTATCTTATGGATATGTTTTTTACTCAAATTGACAGTGCTAACTGTACCAGGCGACTTGTACATTTTGACAGAGACAATGTCGGCTTATCTACCATCATGCTAGCATTAGCCTTTCAGCATGCATCGTTAAGATGAGCTTAAGCTGTGACATCAAGTGAAACAAATGTCTGTGACAAGCGTCACGTTTGAGTTTTTTGATATCATACCTGTTCTGCAGCAGTGTACAGCCAGGGCTCAGCAAATTATTGCTTAATATCAGTTTTGCTGAAGGACGTCCCAGCTTGGTAACCGACCTCAACATTGTCGCCGCCATGTTGGCTGTTAGACAACCTAAGGCCACTGACGTAAAGGatttatttcttctgttgtttttagAGGCTCAGGAGGTGTGACTGCCACCTGTCGGTATAAAGAAGCCCACTTCTTTAAGCCGTCAGAGAAATATTTTTGTTCTTGTAGCAGTTTAATTTTATAGAGCAAGTATATACTGTCTTTTGTCTGTCTATAtactgtttgttttctttagcaGTGTTGTTCTTCTAAActtaatatatgttatatattatataacaTAATAGTCTAATAGTAATATAGTTTATCAAGATATTCGGAGGATATGTTTTCATACCGAGTAGGTCAACAACATGTCAGGTAATAGAAATATGAGTGTTATTTTATATGATTTGAAtaatcacttcttttttttaatatcaaacTATCAAATACAAACTAAAAATACTAAAATGTGGTAAATGTATCTATTACATGCCATATCAAATAGTATTGACAAGTTTGAAAAGTTAGTGATTGAGCAGTTGATTAGTTTTCTTGGGGGTCAATAAAATCTTTTTGCCCAAGATATTAAACAGAAGAGGGTACTTGTTGTCATGTTGAAAATATTAAGGTATTATTATACAATGATAGGGCAGCTGCAATAGTATTCTAATACCTGAAAAAGGCTTTTGATAATGTGAATATAAGATTTTTTTGTATAAATCAAAATATTCACAGCAAGGTCTTAATTGGATCAAATCATGCTTTGAACATCAGGAGAAATTGTCAGTTTTAATGGAATATCATCCTTTCATAACTGCAGAATGGACAAGCCACAAGATTCCATTTTACGTTACTGAACTTGTTGGAGTTTCACAGTGGcataaaaaatacttttctgTTATTGAACTGTAAATAAACATCCATGTGCTTTCGAGGGAAAGTGTGTGTTGGTACTGCAGCTTttcataaaaagagaaaaaattagAAATGTGGACAAGTTTTAATATTTGGGTGTTCGTTTTAGATTGACAGTTAAAAGCTGTGGCTTGTATTAAGAAGGTAACCAGAGCCAATAAAAGTATCAATGAAATCATTCAAACAAATCTTTATAGTTTATGCCTCCAAGTTTGAAACTTCTGGATCAAAACCCCATAAAACTGCACCACtacaatatacaaaaaaatataatttaataaGGTTTGctcatttcatacatttttcatgtgTGAAATTCATGATTTAAATCTTGTATGAACTTGCTCCCGAGCTAGCTagtgaaattattttaaattGTAGCCACCACATAGGGAGCAGTTCATGAAGATGAACCATCAAAGTAGTGTATAAAACATTTGGGGATTCttacttttcatttaaagaTCCACAGATTTGAAGCATTTTTTTCCAACAGGAATAAGAATGATCGCAAACTTTAAAGTTTTCAGTTCTCATAGAAGCGATGACTTACTCAAAGACTCAAAAGCCAAATCAAGGACAGGATCTACAAATTAGCCATGACTGGACATCCTGTATACATTGCAAAGGATTCATCttttaataaatatataattattTATATGTATTGTCCCTGTCAAATAAACTGTTTATAACTGAGTAAAATAAATCTGAAAGTGTGACAACAATTAAAgttaatgttattattattatacagcTGTTTGTAACcacaagaaaaaacaagaaaaaaactgagTCTCCATTACTTCGAGTTAAAAAAACGCATCTACAGGACAACGACAAGCTTCATTTTTATAAAAAACAGTGCTTTTATTTATGTAATAGTGTGGAAAAATAATTACAtaccatttttaaaaaatattgaagataatgaaattaaaaaatgaGAGTTTGATAACGTTCGTCGTACATCTTTTGAACAGTTGTCTCTGCTACGAACAGTACGATAAGATAAACATTGGATTTTTCTAAATTCAAAGACACAATAATACAGGATACAGTCCTACCAGAGGTATAAAAGTACTGTAACAGGATTGTGAGAGAAATGATATGGACATATACTTAAACACACATCCACCcgcccacacaaacacaccataaATGCACATACTGTATACGTGTTGACAGTATCCTTCCCAGACACACACAGTCACTCGCACTTCTATACAAACACACTGTACAAATCGATGCGCCAACGCCCACACACTCTCCCTCGATTTTTATcgctcacacacactcgcacacactcAGTCATACACTACTACATGTCAACATTGTGAACAAGCCTTCATTAAATCTCGCCATACACATTCTCCTCCGGCCGTTTTGGCAGACAGACAATGAGGAATGATTCAAAATGGAAATGTATGACATGTTCCTTTATAAGGCCACTCCAAATCCATCATCTGTGTTTTACCTATCAGTCTGCACCAGGCTGGAAGTTTAGAGTTCAGAGAAAAAAGGCTCCAGCCCTAAAAAAATGTCTAGGAATGACTCGAACTCTCACTGGGCCTGGCTTGTAAAGCAACATCCGCCATTAGAAAGGAGCTTCTACTGCATATACACGGTCTAAGGTGAAGAACGACATGAACACTTGGCACtaggtttcctttttttttctttttttttacactgatgcaCCCTTCTGGTGTGAAATACATCTGCTTTTGGCACAGCTCTTCTGACTCAGTGGATGTCACTCGAGTTACGTGCACTCATGCTCAAACTTTTGGTCCATACGTACACTTTACACATTTTATATTGACAAAAATAATTCTGTAATGTTAAAAAATAGAATACAAAGCTCTAGTCAggtgtgcaaaaaaaaacaaaaactgaagaCATAACAGATATATAGATGAGAGACGTCAAAGCATGAATACTGTAGATGCAGTGCAAAATGATGTCCACCTTCCCAGCCCCAAGCTTTACCCTTAACCCAACTCACACCCTTTCCCTGCCTAACAGGCATGATGGTAACTGTACACATGGGCATTCTGGGATACTATATACTGTGGTATGCTCTATGATTATTGAATGAAACAATCAGCAAACAGAAAATCAAAAAATGGCGGCCAGAAATGACTTCCACTGGCTGAGGTTTCTTCCGATCATCCATGTTGTACCATGTTACACAGTCAGTTTGCTTTAAGACGTTCTCTCTCATCGTTTTACAATGTCAGTTTTTAGCAAAAGCTAAGGGCTCCACAGATCTGTGATCTCTCGTCCTCTCTCGGGTTCTTGCTCTCCTTCCCAGTCTTGATTGTGACTTGCGCTGTCCGCTCTTTCAGAGCTCAGATATACAAACACATCGGGTATGTGGGAATTTTAAACTGTATGGAATTTCCCTTCCCTGTCTCACTCCTtcatttttaattctttttgttCTCTGTGCCTCTCCTTGTCTCAAGGGCATGGTTTTCTGACTTTGTGCAtggggaagtgtgtgtgtgtgtcagatgtttttgtGGCTCTTTCGTGTGTGTGGCCAGTAGGGTGTGTTATTGTGTGGGAATGTGTGCATGTCAATTTGTGATTGTGTGTGACACTATTTATAAGATGCTTTCGCATGCTCAACTAAGACTGTGAGGTGTTTGCACATCTCTGTCTCAGACGTGAGTCTGCATTCTTTGTGTGTGTCGGCTGTGAGAGTAGTCAGAGTGTTGCGAGGTGTAGGAGAAGCGAGTGGAGCTGCCGTACTTTCCTAGTCCAGTCTCTGATCCCGAAGGAGCTGGGCCTCCGGGACCGACTCCAACCCCAGGGCTGCCCACCCCAGATCCCACCCCGTACATCTCATAGGAGGGGCCGGCCTCCAGAGGGGCCAGACTAGACGGTGCAAAACCCATGCGGTAGGTCTGGTAGTGCGATGGGTATCCGTAGTTGTCGTAGGCCAGCTGGGAAGTGGAGTCCAGGAGGCTACAGTCCCCAGGGAAGTCACTGGCTGCAGGAGCTGGGTTAGTTGGGGGCTGCTGGCTCTGGCCCCCCCGGGTGAAAGTGTTAAACTGGGCATAGCTGATGTGGGATAGTCTGGAGGGTGGCCGGGGGTCGTAGCAGGCCTGAGGGCGCCCGGGGGAGGTGAGGGGGCCGGGGGGACCAGGGGCTCCTCCACTGGCAGTGGCTCCTGAGCCTCCAGTGCTGCTACTGATAGATGCCGCTCCCCCTGGTGTTCCTCCAGGGGAGCGGTAGTCAGAGTAGTGCATGTTGGAACGGGACGCAGGGTGGACTTCATCGTGGGTGGAGGCTCGCACATTGTAGTAGCCGTTGGTTGGGTCCTGAAGCGTAAAGAAGGGAAGACAGCAAGAAACATAATGCAAtatagaaaagaagaaaaaaatagggaTATCCTCGAGAGAATTCtacacacaaataaaacaaatagtATGCTCCCTTATGATCCTCACAAAGAATTTGTTATTGCTGTGGAAGGTAAGAGCTCACGGTTAAATTCTAAACCTTTTTAGCAGCCACTCTATTTCCGACAAGAGTCCATTACAAAAACAAGGCCTTTTTGATTTAAATAGTCACGTGAAAAAGAATGTACACTCTTTGTCAATGCAACAAAGACTAGGCCAAAATGTCAAAACAGTGTGTTAAAACTAAGTCCACCCTTATTGTTTCAAtaggaattaagagggtaagtagcagtcaggtgctgctaatcaaatgcactcTACAAAAGTAGTTAAAAagtagtttttctgtttttgtcattttgctgGTCTGGCTAAAAGTCAATGTCCCAACAAGTTCACCCTCAAGGTCAGATCATGCAAAGCTcagagaaaatgtaaaaaaaaaactccaagagctacatctcagactctacaggcctgaTTTGGCATGTtagatgttaaagttcatgacagtacaattagaaaaaggttGAAtgagtatggcttgtttggatgggttgcaggagaaagcctctctCCCTAAAACGAACATGgaagcacagcttaggttttcAAAgtcacatctgaacaaaccacaagactccTGGAACAACATCCTTTGGAAAGATGTGACCACAGTGTAGaagtttgctcataatgcacagcggCACCAAATGCCTGAAAACTCTAATGACCTGAAGCAATGTTGTATAAttccaaaattcctccacaatgatgtgagagactaataacatcatacagaaaacaattagttcaagttattgctgctaaataTGGTTTTATAACTGTTGAGTCATGAGTTGTCCTTAATtgttcacacactgcttctgcattttagcTCAGTTTTTATTAAATGAGGACACACTGTAATATGCAATGTGTGGCTGTttctctgaggttgtatttacctaattGCAAGATGATTTCTGTTATATGTAAACCTCAGAAATATGGGAGGAGGATGTACATACATTACAAACTCACAAACTACATACTGAAAACCTGTTTTTAACAAGTACATTATGTCATCTGGACCTTGTCGTGTGGACCTTGtcgtatttttgctttaataaaccccaaaaatctaaaactctTATTTGACTGTTGTTACTCAAGTTGTTGTTAACCACAGGCTGCCTCTCCATGTTCACCTGTAAATGCTTTAATAGTGCTCTTCCGCTTATTCTAGCAGGATTTTGCTGTCTCATTGTCTCTCACAGACTTGTTTCCCATCTAAGTTTGTTTTAATGCTTTGGTGCTTCAGGCAGTGGGGAGAAACAAAAATCCATCTGGCTGAGGCAGTTGTCGGGGGGATCTAAACACCTCCTGCGGTGGATTCATGTCTGTGTTTCTTCAAAGTGATCCAAGGCAGCACTCCAGCTGGAGGGGCGGGTTTATTTTGCCCTCACAGATTATTCATGGGGGGAAAGTTTCAGAGGAATATTTTGGCAGCTTCCCAAGCGAAAATGCATTCATCACCTAAGCCCAACCCCATGGTGTCAATATGTATAAATGACTCATCTCAGCACAATGGGCAGAGTATGCTTGAATGTTGCTGATTTTAGTTATAAAAGCAGttgaaaagaaagtaaaattTGTCTCCTGAAATAATATTAATGACTGATTCTGTCATCTGTATGATCTCACCTTTAGGTCATACTCCTGACGGGTGTCCAGGGTGTCACTGCGGAGGTCAGACTTGAGCTCTATGTCATCTTTAAAAGGCTGATTGGAGGGAGAGAAGGACACAGAGGGGAGAAACTAAACcgtcaaacaacaaaacaaaaaaaaagaagaaaaaaggagagaagGAGCCGTAACAAAACAGAAGAGGGAAGGAGGCAACAGAGtgtgaaaggaaaagagaaaatggATTTAAAAGAGTTAAAAAGGAGCTATTTAAGAAGAAATCAGTATTTTATTAGTCAAAAGGTACAGAGCAGCGTATAGAGAGGTTACAGAGTTATTCTGAGGCTTTTTCTACAACTACAGGCTGTGAAAACAGAGTCcaagacaaacacaaacatgccgCTGCCGCTCACCGAGTACATGGCCTTGACCATGCGCGAAGCTGTGGACACACTGCCGGAGTCCTCCTCTAAGCTGTGGGTCTCCTTGTTTATCGTCTCCACCTTGATGTCGGGCTTACCCAGCGTGACCCCACGCCGGCCTGAAAGCAAAACATGGCAAGGATGAATAGAGCTGGAAACACGCTTGTCAGTCAGTGAGTTTTCACAGGATGAGGGAGAGAGCTCAGAGGGGACCTATGGCTATACAGCGGAAAGGTGTTTGATTTTCTTTGGTTTGCTGCAGCTTAAATGAGGTATTTAAACTGTGAACCTCCATAAAAAGCATGAATACTACTGTAAAGACTATTTAGAATCCATGTCAAAGCATATGGAGAGCATGACTCACTGCCTTTGCGCTGCCGATAGAAGATAAGAACAAGGACCAGCAAAAAGATGAAGAGGAGAATGGTTGAGCCCACCGTCCCACCAGCTATTATCCCCAAAGGAACCTCCTCTGTAATGAAAAGGTAAAACAGAAtcagacagagagaaaaaagattGCAGTCAGCAACTGAACAAGTATGATTTTATGAATCTAAACTGTATAGAAGTGCCCAATCGCCTGTTACTGACACAATATCGACTTACTTAGATAATAAAAACTCAAATAAATTGTGTTCTTCACCATTTTCCTGAAAACTAAGAATGGAAGTTAGATCTACAGCACCTTTCTCCTCCAGTGTGATGATCATGGTGCCAGGGCCGAACGAGTTCCAGGCCGTGCAGTTGTAGGTGGACAGGAAGTCAGACTCCATCACGTTGTTGATGGTAAGGGTGGAGAGGACGCCACCGCCTTCGGCTGACGATTTGCTCTGCTCCACCGTGTACCTCTCCAACAGCGTCCCCTTCTCCTTCTCCCACACGTTCTCCTTCCACGCCCACACCTGCCGCAACACAGGTGTTTTTGGTCATGTAATGTGAGACTGCATCTACCAATCCACTCGAATCATATGTTGTTTTTCAAACCATCTGAAAGGTCTAATTCTGTCAAACAATATTAATCGAAGCAGTTGTGTAAAAATTCTCGCCTGCTTCCTTGCATGTTTGGAATTGTCTTTTTAATACAttcatgaaaacaaaacatcatcatgGCTGAGAGGATTTTTAGTCAAACTCAGAGCTGACCTTAAACATCCGTCAAACTAAAAATGCAGTAgtccacataaacacacactcatgcaaACATGCACACTGCACAGTGGGTGACTGAGCTGGCGAAAAATATTGCTCATTCTCCACCTTTAAAGCCACTAAAAGCAACTTTATTATTCAGCACTGAAGCACTGTACTAAGGTGAGTTAATTATGCATAAGCCCACATGTTCCTATAATCTGCCCACTTATTGCAGAGTGCGAGAATCTCCTGGTTGTGGCGTTTACAGGGACAAGTGTCCCCCCCCCCAGTCctttatattttataaatcTCTCTCCGCCCCAACCTTCGCCACTTGCATTAGGGGCGCACACTGCTAGTCAGGACCGATCAGTCACAGAGGCAAAGGAGTTGAGGAaaccactgctgctgctgcgctcTGTCCGGGCTGCTTTCTGACGCAGAGCTAAAAGCAGACGGCTCAGTGTTCGCATTGCTTTGTTTATGTGATGGGATGGAGGAACATTCTGAgagagtctgtgggtgagtcacCACTCAAAAAGAAAAGGGGACAGAGCGTAACAGCATTCTCCATGCAGGAAAAGAAGCCATTTAAGAAAAGGTACAGCAAGATTATAATGCAAACTGCTGTTAGAGCAAAAGTTACAACCATGTGCTCTTTGTGATCAAAGCTTTTCTTTGTCTGGCATGattattctttattattcattattcttGTCTAAAAAATTGATGCCTTTCATTTTCTTATCTTttcacttactatcttatctggagGAGGTGTACTGGCTATGTAGCATTTCacctctcctctttctcctctcaCAGCATACTGGACTGGATCACTGGAGATGATAGGAGGACCTGTTGGGCCGAAGGTGAGAGAACATGTGAAGAAACCATTTGTGAAGTACAAAAACTTTGGGAAAATCATATTCAAGTTGCGGGATTTCAGAATATATATGCCCATCATTTTGGACatgcaagcttttttttcagttaCTGACAAGGCCACTGtcttgaaaataaaaagattcttgtgtaaaagcagcagaacaTTAAACTGTATGGATGTTTTCTGACCGTTGACCGTGAGCGTGACCTCAGTCTTTCCTACTCCAATCCGTGGGACGATGGCCTTACACACATACTGACCGGCATCCGCCTGGCTCACTGACTTCAGATACAGCTGGTTGCTGTTACTCAGAACCTGTgggggagtgaaaaaaaaaacacacaaatataaaCAATGCGATCAAAGTCCACAAGGGAAGGCTGATGTACTTCATGTACTCCAGCATACCTTATTCATTTAATAGTCGATGTGAGCAACTAGTCCAACCTTATCTGGTGAACAACGCAAACTTGGCCTTTAACTTTTAACCCATTACAAGGGGTTTTATAGTTGCCTAGCAACCACATCCATCAGAAAATTATTTGGGagaaaattatatttaaatatGGAACCACCTAGAGAGAGAAACACCTGACTGTACAGGCGTGGGCGCCGGCAGAGTTCAACCATGATTAGCAGATGTGTAGTGAAGCAGATTTAATTCACTGTCTTGTATTTAGTCCGAGTGTCTTCTCGGCTATGAGCTGTAGCTGAATAAAACTCAGAGTATGGTATACCAATCGAATTCCAGACTAAATAACAGAATCAAGTGAACAATTAAATCAAATAATTAAAGGTCATTTCTGCCCACTGCAATGGTCTTAAACAATGACAGCTTTATCTATAAGGactatttgttttttatttctttttcaaatttatt containing:
- the kirrel1a gene encoding kin of IRRE-like protein 1a isoform X1; protein product: MQRLLLLSLAFSFQTVRTARFSQEPADQSVVRGQRVILSCVVFNYSGIVQWTKDGLALGIGEDLQAWPRYSVLLVQELGQHNLEILSADLSDDSLYECQAPDAALRSRRAKLTVLIPPDDPVIDGGPEVLLNAGESYNLSCVSRGAKPPSMIEWLKDGLPVEAAISTTEVLPDRKRVTTRSYLPVHPIETDTGRNYSCVATNLAVPTGKSTTVTLNVHHPPIVTLSIEPRSVLEGDRVTFTCQAHANPPIMGYRWAKGGVVLQGARESVFTTKADHSFFTEPVSCLVFNAVGKTNVSILVDVHFGPILLVESQPKTVDVDSDVTLNCKWAGNPPLTLTWFKKGSNMVLSNSNQLYLKSVSQADAGQYVCKAIVPRIGVGKTEVTLTVNGPPIISSDPVQYAVRGERGEVKCYIASTPPPDKIVWAWKENVWEKEKGTLLERYTVEQSKSSAEGGGVLSTLTINNVMESDFLSTYNCTAWNSFGPGTMIITLEEKEEVPLGIIAGGTVGSTILLFIFLLVLVLIFYRQRKGSRRGVTLGKPDIKVETINKETHSLEEDSGSVSTASRMVKAMYSFLPSVSFSPSNQPFKDDIELKSDLRSDTLDTRQEYDLKDPTNGYYNVRASTHDEVHPASRSNMHYSDYRSPGGTPGGAASISSSTGGSGATASGGAPGPPGPLTSPGRPQACYDPRPPSRLSHISYAQFNTFTRGGQSQQPPTNPAPAASDFPGDCSLLDSTSQLAYDNYGYPSHYQTYRMGFAPSSLAPLEAGPSYEMYGVGSGVGSPGVGVGPGGPAPSGSETGLGKYGSSTRFSYTSQHSDYSHSRHTQRMQTHV
- the kirrel1a gene encoding kin of IRRE-like protein 1a isoform X2 encodes the protein MQRLLLLSLAFSFQTVRTARFSQEPADQSVVRGQRVILSCVVFNYSGIVQWTKDGLALGIGEDLQAWPRYSVLLVQELGQHNLEILSADLSDDSLYECQAPDAALRSRRAKLTVLIPPDDPVIDGGPEVLLNAGESYNLSCVSRGAKPPSMIEWLKDGLPVEAAISTTEVLPDRKRVTTRSYLPVHPIETDTGRNYSCVATNLAVPTGKSTTVTLNVHHPPIVTLSIEPRSVLEGDRVTFTCQAHANPPIMGYRWAKGGVVLQGARESVFTTKADHSFFTEPVSCLVFNAVGKTNVSILVDVHFGPILLVESQPKTVDVDSDVTLNCKWAGNPPLTLTWFKKGSNMVLSNSNQLYLKSVSQADAGQYVCKAIVPRIGVGKTEVTLTVNGPPIISSDPVQYAVRGERGEVKCYIASTPPPDKIVWAWKENVWEKEKGTLLERYTVEQSKSSAEGGGVLSTLTINNVMESDFLSTYNCTAWNSFGPGTMIITLEEKEEVPLGIIAGGTVGSTILLFIFLLVLVLIFYRQRKGSRRGVTLGKPDIKVETINKETHSLEEDSGSVSTASRMVKAMYSPFKDDIELKSDLRSDTLDTRQEYDLKDPTNGYYNVRASTHDEVHPASRSNMHYSDYRSPGGTPGGAASISSSTGGSGATASGGAPGPPGPLTSPGRPQACYDPRPPSRLSHISYAQFNTFTRGGQSQQPPTNPAPAASDFPGDCSLLDSTSQLAYDNYGYPSHYQTYRMGFAPSSLAPLEAGPSYEMYGVGSGVGSPGVGVGPGGPAPSGSETGLGKYGSSTRFSYTSQHSDYSHSRHTQRMQTHV